A window of the Deinococcus gobiensis I-0 genome harbors these coding sequences:
- a CDS encoding fibronectin type III domain-containing protein: MPILILGGRRELAEPTTALLLTEALTGRVGGFLELSQMLTGRVPLRELVLDTALSGEVPGTLSPTAYGAVHDLAMTAADLDVESFTWAAERGQGTRMDVTVIGGAQGGDVPAVTVSAGGQGGAFAAAGTLAEWEHELGPGGAETTTLHASDASLIPGATLPELVPWETQAELDELYRQKRAGQIALIPPLQRPTAQFDGRRMAVDAVALAALATVPHRLLAAPPFPGYDFRADGDGPTYSTFGKTAQQVVNDLWGVVGLQTGWEGGVLVVRPPGPTGDMVLPSPIERVRTERITLDAPTIEIQGGAPSDTAADGEDETPPDPTNPSNPANSPDPDERNGTGGSGFADGVSPTPQVGTVAANAVPLSWTAVRSASQYIIERIEGEARPYTLWGRLAVTTATQFVDDTVAPLHTYSYRLRVNAVAQAGSSQNTLYAPSEVAQVTTPPADADAPGPVTDLQGYYRSSTSVGVKWKPPVADPLDKEPPRKAPADRYRIQARRTTPDATLEAQVVTTQAWVLLEGLPVGAALRLSVVALNGTLESEPTLLDVQLVNLPPALVTEVRLTAPEELDADKRAVLRAEWDRASGATTYRLRYGAAPVGTDERQILYTGIRILTASELPDGDGPLNLDLSGLSYATRYAVQVMALNSVGETAWSPVGYAITTSEPPQPEPDPEADAFERAQASVLITTRRTDASAVKTTVWKSGGRVDATQVQTWGKVAVLKRDNPKEVQARWMQLSAVTTRNFYELPNWPLTLTASVTETLNYDVQEPGRELGREQERVVQEWSPQGWLNLRRTERSRAGWVEGVTDDDGNTTAREYKTQFEAVTEQWQPIGAGLWLYARTPSGTAPLPVFLRDSEGEGDWDVLETAAKGGQAETTVSEQAPPQATLPAKTKEATRKGEALPPTLPRTVGSPALARYPLDQPWFSSPAPASPPGDEGPEGKGGRDPDSPPPPVPAGPAEPTPTPAGSGDPTGTPEPAAADVGSPRQPLTYSYTVAGTGGGATIQTSIPWVRTAAGLARYAALLAQQGGPRLRITRTYILPTTPPSLDRAVSASAEGQNGNFSMTVVTETR; this comes from the coding sequence ATGCCCATCCTGATCCTGGGAGGCCGCCGCGAGCTGGCCGAGCCGACCACCGCCCTCCTGCTGACCGAGGCCCTGACGGGGCGGGTGGGCGGCTTCCTCGAACTGAGCCAGATGCTCACCGGGCGCGTGCCCCTGCGCGAGCTGGTACTGGACACGGCCCTCTCCGGTGAGGTGCCGGGCACCCTCTCGCCTACGGCATACGGCGCGGTCCACGATCTGGCCATGACGGCCGCCGATCTGGACGTCGAGTCCTTCACCTGGGCCGCCGAACGCGGCCAGGGCACCCGCATGGATGTGACCGTGATTGGCGGGGCACAAGGCGGCGACGTGCCAGCGGTGACCGTCAGTGCAGGCGGTCAGGGCGGCGCCTTCGCGGCAGCTGGCACCCTCGCCGAGTGGGAGCACGAGCTGGGGCCGGGCGGGGCCGAGACGACGACCCTGCACGCCAGCGACGCCTCCCTGATCCCAGGGGCCACGCTGCCCGAGCTTGTGCCCTGGGAGACGCAGGCTGAACTCGACGAGCTCTACCGCCAGAAGCGCGCCGGGCAGATCGCCCTCATCCCGCCCCTACAGCGCCCCACGGCCCAGTTCGACGGACGCCGCATGGCCGTGGATGCGGTGGCCCTGGCCGCACTCGCCACCGTCCCCCACCGCCTGCTCGCTGCGCCCCCCTTCCCCGGCTATGACTTCCGGGCCGATGGGGATGGCCCCACCTACAGCACCTTCGGGAAGACGGCCCAGCAGGTCGTGAACGATCTCTGGGGCGTGGTCGGCCTCCAGACTGGATGGGAGGGCGGCGTCCTTGTGGTGCGCCCCCCTGGGCCGACTGGCGACATGGTGCTGCCCTCGCCGATTGAGCGGGTCAGGACCGAGCGCATCACCCTGGATGCACCGACCATTGAGATTCAGGGTGGTGCTCCCTCGGACACGGCGGCGGACGGCGAGGACGAGACGCCCCCAGACCCGACCAATCCCAGCAACCCCGCCAACAGCCCTGACCCCGATGAGCGTAACGGCACAGGCGGAAGCGGCTTTGCGGATGGAGTCAGCCCCACTCCGCAGGTCGGCACGGTCGCCGCGAACGCGGTGCCCCTGAGCTGGACGGCGGTACGCAGCGCCTCCCAGTACATCATCGAGCGCATTGAGGGCGAGGCGCGACCCTACACCCTCTGGGGCCGCCTGGCCGTCACGACTGCCACGCAGTTCGTGGACGACACGGTCGCGCCCCTGCACACCTACAGCTATCGCCTGCGGGTCAACGCGGTGGCTCAGGCGGGTAGTTCGCAGAACACTCTGTATGCCCCCAGCGAGGTCGCGCAGGTCACGACGCCCCCGGCCGACGCCGACGCGCCCGGCCCCGTGACCGACCTGCAGGGCTACTACCGCAGTAGCACGTCGGTGGGGGTGAAGTGGAAGCCACCGGTGGCCGATCCTCTGGACAAAGAACCTCCTCGCAAAGCACCGGCCGACCGCTACCGAATTCAGGCCCGCCGGACGACTCCCGACGCCACCCTGGAGGCTCAGGTCGTGACGACGCAGGCCTGGGTGCTGCTCGAGGGCCTGCCAGTGGGCGCGGCCCTGCGCCTCTCGGTCGTGGCCCTGAATGGCACGTTGGAGAGTGAGCCGACCCTGCTGGACGTGCAGCTCGTGAATCTCCCTCCCGCCCTAGTGACTGAGGTGAGGCTGACAGCGCCCGAGGAGCTGGACGCCGATAAGCGCGCCGTGCTGCGCGCCGAGTGGGACCGTGCAAGCGGCGCGACGACCTACCGCCTGCGCTACGGTGCCGCCCCGGTCGGCACGGATGAGCGCCAGATCCTGTACACAGGCATCCGTATCCTGACCGCCTCCGAGTTGCCAGACGGGGATGGGCCACTGAATCTGGACCTCTCCGGCCTCTCCTACGCGACCCGCTATGCGGTGCAGGTCATGGCCCTCAACAGCGTAGGCGAGACGGCTTGGTCTCCAGTGGGCTACGCCATCACGACCAGCGAACCCCCACAGCCTGAACCGGACCCCGAGGCCGATGCCTTTGAGCGGGCGCAGGCGAGCGTGCTTATCACCACCCGCCGCACCGATGCCAGCGCCGTCAAGACCACAGTCTGGAAATCTGGTGGGCGGGTAGACGCCACCCAGGTGCAGACCTGGGGCAAGGTAGCGGTGCTGAAGCGGGACAACCCGAAGGAGGTTCAGGCGCGCTGGATGCAGCTCAGCGCCGTCACCACCCGCAACTTCTATGAGCTGCCCAACTGGCCCCTGACCCTCACCGCAAGTGTCACCGAAACCCTGAACTACGACGTGCAGGAACCGGGACGCGAGCTGGGACGCGAGCAGGAGCGGGTTGTACAGGAGTGGAGTCCGCAGGGTTGGCTCAACCTCCGCCGCACCGAGCGCAGCCGCGCCGGCTGGGTGGAAGGGGTGACCGACGACGACGGCAACACCACCGCCCGCGAGTACAAGACCCAGTTCGAGGCCGTGACCGAGCAGTGGCAGCCGATCGGGGCCGGACTGTGGCTCTATGCCCGGACGCCGTCTGGGACAGCCCCGCTGCCAGTCTTCTTGCGGGACAGCGAGGGAGAGGGCGACTGGGACGTGCTGGAAACGGCAGCGAAGGGGGGACAGGCCGAGACGACAGTCAGCGAGCAGGCTCCGCCCCAGGCCACTCTGCCCGCCAAGACGAAAGAGGCGACCCGCAAGGGCGAAGCGCTGCCGCCGACCCTGCCCCGTACGGTCGGCAGTCCCGCCCTGGCCCGCTACCCGCTGGATCAACCGTGGTTCAGCAGTCCCGCACCGGCGTCACCACCCGGCGACGAGGGGCCGGAAGGGAAAGGAGGCCGCGATCCGGACAGCCCTCCCCCCCCGGTCCCCGCCGGGCCTGCTGAGCCCACCCCTACGCCCGCCGGGAGCGGCGACCCCACCGGCACGCCCGAACCGGCGGCGGCCGACGTGGGCAGCCCCCGCCAGCCGCTGACCTACAGCTACACGGTGGCGGGCACGGGCGGGGGCGCGACCATCCAGACCAGCATCCCCTGGGTGCGCACCGCCGCCGGGCTGGCCCGCTACGCCGCACTCCTCGCGCAGCAGGGCGGGCCGCGCCTGCGGATCACTCGGACCTACATCCTGCCGACGACGCCCCCCAGCCTCGACCGCGCCGTGAGCGCGAGCGCCGAGGGGCAGAACGGCAACTTCTCTATGACGGTCGTGACAGAAACGAGGTGA